The window CCATCCGCACGGCGGCGGCGAGGGCCGCTCACCCATCGGTATGCCCGGACCCAAGACACCCTGGGGTAAACCGGCACTGGGTTACAAGACGCGCCCGACCAAGGCTTCGGATAAGCTCATTGTCAAACGGCGGAGGTAAGCAGATAAATGTCTCGTTCAATTAAAAAGGGGCCGGCAGTACACCCCAAGCTTATGAAAAAAGTAGAAGAGGCCAACCGTGCCGGTAAGAAGGTCCTGATAAAGACCTGGGCACGCTGGTCGACCATTCTACCGGAGATGGTGGGTCTCAACTTCGGTGTGCACGACGGACGGCGCCACGTGACGGTGTTTGTGACTGAAAACATGGTCGGTCATAAGCTGGGCGAATTCGCTCCGACACGGACCTTCCGCGGGCACGGCGGTAAGTCTGAGGTCAAGGCCAAGAAATAAGGGGTCTTTGAAAGATGCAAGTTAAGTCGATATCAAAAAATACCGGTGTCTCAGCCAGAAAGGTACGGCTGTATGTCGATCTGGTGCGCGGCAAAGGTGTGGCTGAGGCACTAACCCTTCTTCGCTTCGCGCCGTCGCCGACGGCGGTATTGGTGGCTAAGACGGTCAAGTCGGCGGCTGCGAGTGCTGAGAACAACTACCAGATGGAGCCGGCCGATCTTAAAATAGTTCAAATCTACGCTGACGGAGCGCCCTTGATGAAGCGCCACAAGCCGCGATCTCGCGGCCGGGTGTCACCCATCTTGAAACGCTCAAGCCATATCACCGTCATCGTGGCAGACCAGGAGGGTTAATGGGACGCAAGGTTCATCCGTACGCTTTCCGCATCGGTACCACCAAGGGCTGGAACTCAAAGTGGTATGCCGACAAGAACTTCTCAGAGAACCTCCTGGAGGATCTGAAGCTGAGGCAGTCCATCAGGGAAAAATATAGCGACGCTGGTATTTCCAACGTCGAGATAGAGCGGCAGGCCGCCAAGGTAACCGTTACTGTTTCCACTTCCCGTCCAGGTATCGTCATCGGGCGGGGTGGGCAACGGGTTGATGAGATGCGGCGCTTCCTCGAAGGCGTAGCTGGCAAGCGGATTCAGCTTAACATTCATGAAATCGGTCAACCGGAACTGGATGCTTACCTGGTGGCCCGGTCGGTAGCCGATCAGATGGAACGGCGTATCGCCTACCGGCGCGCCATGAAGCAGGCTATGTTCCGCAC is drawn from Dehalogenimonas sp. THU2 and contains these coding sequences:
- the rpsS gene encoding 30S ribosomal protein S19 — its product is MSRSIKKGPAVHPKLMKKVEEANRAGKKVLIKTWARWSTILPEMVGLNFGVHDGRRHVTVFVTENMVGHKLGEFAPTRTFRGHGGKSEVKAKK
- the rplV gene encoding 50S ribosomal protein L22, encoding MQVKSISKNTGVSARKVRLYVDLVRGKGVAEALTLLRFAPSPTAVLVAKTVKSAAASAENNYQMEPADLKIVQIYADGAPLMKRHKPRSRGRVSPILKRSSHITVIVADQEG